A single Bdellovibrio bacteriovorus DNA region contains:
- a CDS encoding HNH endonuclease signature motif containing protein yields MSISKMTNNELDSRIKTLASNERKLLKSILFTISEIDSRRSYLELGYPSLFDYLTKEVGYSGGSAQRRIDAARILREIPETAEKIESGEIKLNQISMLQRAAREIAKERNVEVSAHDKKELLNQIANRGHEETQKEIAIFFDLPVIEAPVSKVQADESVRLEFTLTKEQYEKLKQAQALLAHSSSSSDIPNFIEHICDKIITQKTKVRSLKNERADETRIDSSGESSVTATVAVSTRVKKMLLAKQPCCQFKIPSTGKICGSTWLLQVDHIRPRWSGGDNSIDNLQVLCAQHNRLKYRMEAGRRFK; encoded by the coding sequence ATGTCGATTTCAAAAATGACAAACAATGAATTGGATTCAAGAATAAAAACTCTTGCGAGCAATGAGCGCAAGCTTTTGAAATCTATTCTCTTCACAATATCAGAGATTGACAGTCGACGTTCATATTTAGAGCTAGGATATCCCAGTCTTTTTGATTATCTCACGAAAGAAGTCGGTTATAGCGGAGGAAGCGCACAAAGACGAATTGATGCCGCTCGAATTCTTCGTGAGATTCCTGAGACTGCAGAGAAAATAGAATCTGGTGAAATAAAGTTGAACCAAATATCGATGCTACAAAGAGCCGCAAGAGAAATTGCGAAAGAACGCAATGTAGAGGTGAGTGCACACGATAAAAAAGAACTTTTGAATCAAATTGCCAATCGAGGCCACGAAGAGACGCAAAAAGAGATCGCCATTTTTTTTGATCTGCCCGTAATTGAAGCTCCCGTTTCTAAAGTACAAGCCGATGAAAGCGTTCGCTTAGAATTCACATTGACCAAAGAACAATATGAAAAGTTGAAACAGGCACAAGCCCTTCTTGCACACTCATCATCTTCGTCTGATATTCCGAATTTTATTGAACATATTTGCGATAAGATTATCACTCAGAAAACTAAAGTTAGATCTTTGAAGAATGAACGCGCGGATGAGACGCGCATTGATTCTAGTGGCGAAAGTTCCGTTACTGCCACGGTGGCAGTAAGCACGCGCGTCAAGAAAATGCTGCTCGCAAAACAACCTTGCTGTCAGTTTAAAATCCCATCCACCGGAAAAATCTGCGGAAGTACTTGGCTGTTGCAAGTCGATCATATTCGACCGCGCTGGAGCGGAGGTGATAACTCTATAGATAATCTTCAGGTGCTCTGCGCACAACACAATAGGTTGAAGTACCGTATGGAAGCTGGACGGCGATTTAAGTAG